GCAATAAAATATCTTAAGCTGAGACTTTGCATTTTTATGGGTATATGATGTTTTCCAAAAAATGtacaaatttcaaaatatgaaatgtTATTACTTATATATCATTTCACAAAGCgtaacttttttttcttggcaTGAAACATGAATACAAactgagaaattttattcacacattgCTAAATGATAGATACACATCTCTTACTTAATACACAACCTATTaacctttttattttaatattttactagAAACATAACCTCAAACTTCCTAAACTATCCTCATTTACAAATACACAATATCTTTTCATTAAAtacatatctttttttttttgctgaaatAAATTGAGATAAATATCTGGTAAGAGActatttattgtttttcttataCAAGAGAGATTACCTATTGCATTgctgaaattgaaaaaaaaaaaaatgagacccAAAGAATGGCATATTGCATTGGAAGACTTAGCCTCAATTCCTCAATGGCTCAATGTGAGAGTTTCGGTAAATCACATGGTCATCACTAAAGTTAATACAATGACACCCAAAGAATGTTTTAATTGCTTTTCACTTGTTGGGTTGAACATACTCAAATGCCAATGGGAAATTGCTTGTCATTGAGGACTTGACCAAGACAATATTCATATGCCAATTGTTGAGATTTGTGAACTGCTGAGGATGAAATTGGAGCGAAACAAAATAATACATCACAAGAGTTCTTGAGGAATTTTTCAACGGTTTTCACTTTCTCTTGTTTGTCCATATCATTTGGACAGTTAATACATTTTTGAAACTAGATTGATAAAAATGCTCGATTCCATGCATGCTAAATTATTGAGAATCAAATTCATGATATCCATCTAAGGTAGACttggaaacaaaaacaaaaaaaaactgcatatatatatttttaaaggggtttggaacccagcctagctgggaggctcagccccacaccCGGTTCCCTTTATTAAACTAATATTAAAATTTTGCATTAGGGGGGGGGGatataaaacctgaaccccgagctACAGTAGAACTATTacaataatcctcgtagagtacatcctgaataatagcaggacTCTCATCTAACCACACATCATCAATAAAAGAtaaactagcaaggtgtgcaagcctatgtgcaacaccatttgcttcaagGTAAATATGTCGAATTTCCGCAGATTGAAAAGCTGTTAAGTACTCCTTACAATCATCAAAAACCCGACTTACCTCCGAGAAATTCTTCTCCTTATTCTTGAGTGTGGCAATCAGAAGGGCAGAGTCACTTTCAATTTCTACTTCCGTCCAACCTTGGTGAATACCAAGAAGAAGACCAGCTCTACATGCCTCAGCCTCCATATTAATAGTCGAGTGTGCATGCAAAAAAGGTCTAGCAATGGCTGCAATACCCGTGCCCAAATCATCCCTGACCACCACACCAATACCTCATTCATCACTATCCGCTCTATAAGCACCATCAATGTTAATTTTGAGTCTACCGCGCGGAGGACATTTCCACTTGGTCAAAGGACGCTTCTTCTTGCTACTGGCCTTCGGATGATATTTCTGAAAGTCCTCCAAACTTTGTCTACACCACTGAAGAATATGCATGGGTTGGAAATTACCCCCCTTCCAAACTAGGTTATTCCTTTCACACCACACAATCCAAAAGGCCATGAAAAAAATACTCAATCAGATCAAAGCATAACATGTCCATCATGTCTAGGACCCACCCTTTCAAAATACATGCAACGTGATTCTTGGCCTTTAGCTTCAAAGGACCTAAGGTCCAAAAACTTTGCAATACTTCACATTGTTTGAACACGTGCATTCCAGTTTCTACTTCCTTATGACAAAAGATGCAATTAATATCAACCATAGGAACTTTACGAAGAGATAAAGTTGACCTTGTTGGAAGGACTCCATGCAAGAGACGCCACACAAAAACCTTGACTTTTGGAGGCAAATTAGTTTTCCAGAGTTGTCTCCAGTAATGACGCAAAGGACCCCCAACAACCTCAGATGACGTAGAAGCCACATCCACCATCTTCAGGGAATTACAATAAACATGGTACCCACTCTTGACAGAGTACAAACCCTTCGTATCAAAATGCCACACTAGTCTATCCGTTGCATGCCGCAAGCTCAATGGAATAGAAGCAATTTTACTAACCTCCATCTCTTTGAATAATTCATTCATTATCTCTAGTAACCATTCTTTCTCATCTGCATCAATAATATCCACCACCTTCCAGTCCTCGGTACCTTCCATGGTAGGTGAAAACGGTCTAAACGAGCTGGGGAGAGGTAGCCATGGATCCCTCCACAGGGAGATCTTCGAACCATCACCAACCTGAAATCTAACCCCTTTCCTCAACACTTCCCTACCAGCCATAATGCTCCGCCACGTATATGATGCACCCTTCTTTAACTCAGCCTCCATGAATGGGCAATGAGGATAATATTTCGCTTTCAACAATTAAGCAATTAACGAATCCGGTCTATGAATGAGCCTCCACCCTTGTTTAGCTAGAAGAGCCAACTTGAAGCAATGCATATTTCGAAACCCCATACCTCCCTCCAACTTAGGCCTACACAACTTTTCCCACGAGAGCCAATGTATCCTCCTATCCCCTTCCGACCCTCCCCACCAAAAACGTGCCATAAGTTGGTGCATTTCATTACACATATGTTTAGGTAACTCAAAACAGCTCATGACATATGATGGAATAGCTTGAGCCACCGCTTTAATCATCACTTCCCTACCAGCCATTGAAAGAGTCTTTTCTCTCCACCCTTGAGTTCTACCCCGAATCTTTTCATTCAAGAATACAAAAGCATCCTCCTTGGAATAACTAATTTCAGTAGGCAACCCCAGGTATTTGTCATGCTTATCTACTCTTGTTACTCTAAGTATCGAAGCAAGCTCATCCTGGAACACTAACTCCACATTCTTACTAAAAGAGATACAACTTTTTTGGTAGTTCACCTGTTGCCCCGATGCAAACTCATAATCTTTGAGGATTCCCTTTAATGCAATACAGTCTGACACCTCtgccttgaaaaaaataaaagagtcaTCGGTAAAAAATAAGTGACTGATGCTCGGTGCTCCCCTACAGATTTCCACCCCATGCAAAGTATCCAACTCCTCAGCCTTGACAATTAACCGTGAAAGAACCTCTgtacaaagaagaaaaagataaggTGATATGGCATCTCCTTGCCGTAAACCTCTAGAGGGAATAACACGTCCTCTAGGCTCCCCATTAACAATGAATGAATAAGAAACTGTACGTATACATCCCATAATCCAGCTGACCCAAACACCACAAAACCCCATTCTGACTAAAACCGCCTCCAAGAAATCTCACTCCACACGATCATATGCCTTGCTCATATCCAGCTTCAATGCATAATATCCCTTCTTACCACTTCTCCTTCTCTTCAAACAATGGGAAACCTCAAAAGCCAACAAAGAGTTATCTGAGATCAACCTTTCGGGTACGAAAGCACTCTGGTAAGGAGAAATTAAGTTGTTCAAAAAAGGCTTCAATCGGTTGGCCAGGGCTTTCGAACCAATTTTGTAAACAACGTTACAAAGACTGATAGGCCTAAACTGGCTCATATATTGCGGAGCTTCCACCTTTGGTATAAGAGCAATAACCGTACTGTTAACAGTCTTCAACTGGTCCACCGATCCAACCAACGACCTCACTGCCTCCACCACGTCCCCTCCAATCAACTCCCAAAAAGCCTGATAAAAACACGGGGCAAAACCATTAGGGCCAGGCGCCTTAGATGGATGCATAGCTTTAATGGCCCCAAAGATCTCATCCACACTATGCTCTCTGGTCAATGTGGCGTTATCATCTTCTGAGATCACCTGGGGCAAGACTTCTAGAATATTCTGGAAACATGTGggttgagaagaagaaaaaagcttTTGAAAATAAGTTAGAACAATTCTCTCCAAGTCCTTATCCTCTGTACACCATGCACCGTCTTCGTCGAAAAGACCTAAAatagtattcttcttcttttggttaCTCGCTCTTTGATGGAAAAATCTAGTATTCAAGTCTCCGTCTGACAACCAAAATATTTTAGCCCTATGCTTCCAAAAAGTCTGCTCACGACGAAGAAGAACATCTAATCTGGATTCGAGTTCCACTCTAACCATATCAGGGGGTGCAGAAAAGGAATTATCAAAGAATATCGCAAGCTGGGCTTTGACATTTTCAATCTCCCTCGTCAAATTCCCAAAGTGTTCTGCACTCCAGACTTCCAAGGCTGACCTTGTATTTTGCAGCCTGTTCCACAAAACCTGGAAAGGGTCACTCCCAGACGCACCATCCCACCCCACTCTAACAACTTCTCTACACGTCTCCTCTTTCAACCAAACCTCTTCAAACttgaattttttcttctttttttttctttttccgttGGACCTGCTCTCTCACTTCTAGTACAATTGGAATATGATCTGACTTGGAAGGATTTAAATGTCTTACCAAAGAACCTGGAAACATATGCTTCCAAGTGTCCGTCCCCACAAACTTGTCCAACCTAATTTTAACTTCCTCACCACCTCTTTTACCTCTCCATGTAAACCTAGGTCCAACAAATTTAATATCCCCAAGGTTGCAAAACTCCAAAGCCTCTTGAAAACCTGCCATCTGTCTAGCACTTCGCAACACCCCTCCCATCTTATCTAACGCAGAggaaatttcattgaaatccccCCCAATAATCCACGGCAAATTTCCGTGCAGACTCAATTGACGTAGCAACAACCAAGTCTTGTGACGATCTTCCAACTTAGGTTTACCATACAAACCTGTAAACTTCCACCTCTTCTGGTCGTTGTTCTCACCAACAACCACATCGATATGATTGTCCGAATAAGTTTGGAGCTCCACTTTCACATCATCTTTCCAAAGTAAGCAAAGTCCCCCCGCTCTACTCAAAccttttcccttcttctttttaacAAATCTACAATCCACCGCAAAAGCATTCCTCCACCCTAGCTGAACCTTAACCTCAGCCATCTCCACCGAAGTGCACCTCGTCTCGCTAAGAAAAATTAAATCGGGATGAATTAGGGACGCTATCCCTTTGAGCCCTGTCACTGTCCAGGGGTTCCCGAGCCCCTGGCAGTTCCAACACAAGACATTCATTGCTCGTGATGGGTCGTAACCGGACCCATCACGGATGAACGATTTCGAGTACGTCCCAAACTCACTCCTGACTTCTTTGTAGACCTACCACCAACCACGAACCTTTTGAGCCTACCACCACCCAGCTGGATTGTCTTCCCCCCCATGTTATCCTTCTGACACTTTGGCCTACTTGACTTCGAGGACAGCCCGGCCTGTTGCTGACCTCCTTTCACATTCCTTTCCCCACCAACAGACGACTccaccttcttcttctgtttacCAGTAGCTCTTTCTCTGGGCTTCTCAGCATTCTTTGGTCCAGAATGTCCATCCACAAATCCCATCTCCAGCCTACCAGGTATAAAGGTGACTAACGAGCTGGGTCGGAGTGTTTCATCCCCATAACTAGCAGTCTTTTCGTGATTTCCCAAAATTATCCCTGACATGTTCCCAGTAGGATTCACAGGCTGAACTGGCGGGATAACATTCTCaaaaacctccaaatttgaaaCTTCCCTATTAACCACTCTGTCTTCCTCGGAAATTCCCTTTTTCTTGCCATAATCAGAGTCAATTAGCATTAATGCGGTCAATAATTCAGGACTACAATGAATTTCCACATCCGGTAAATCAAGCTTCCCAACACCGGACTCCCCACCTAGGTCCGTCACCAGTCACCGCCGTTTCGGACCATGGCAGCCCTCCGCCTCGGCCATAGACAATGCACCATCCACTTCCATATCCCCTTCCCCAGTAGGCCTTCCGTCTTCTTCTAATTCTCTACGATCCCTCACCATTCTAGATAAAGGAAAGTCTGGCGCCGACATCATCCACCCTGTGCACTTAGCCCGGTGCAAACCAAACCTAGTTCCGCCTCCAAACACCGCAGCCTCTGCCTCCACCTTCCGTAGCTGCTCTTGTCTCTCCAGCCAAGCTTCTTTTCTCTCGGCATTCAGTAGCACATCATATGTGGGCTCGGTAATCTCT
Above is a genomic segment from Rosa chinensis cultivar Old Blush chromosome 3, RchiOBHm-V2, whole genome shotgun sequence containing:
- the LOC112194101 gene encoding uncharacterized protein LOC112194101; this encodes MGFCGVWVSWIMGCIRTVSYSFIVNGEPRGRVIPSRGLRQGDAISPYLFLLCTEVLSRLIVKAEELDTLHGVEICRGAPSISHLFFTDDSFIFFKAEVSDCIALKGILKDYEFASGQQVNYQKSCISFSKNVELVFQDELASILRVTRVDKHDKYLGLPTEISYSKEDAFVFLNEKIRGRTQGWREKTLSMAGREVMIKAVAQAIPSYVMSCFELPKHMCNEMHQLMARFWWGGSEGDRRIHWLSWEKLCRPKLEGGMGFRNMHCFKLALLAKQGWRLIHRPDSLIA
- the LOC112194102 gene encoding uncharacterized protein LOC112194102; amino-acid sequence: MLIDSDYGKKKGISEEDRVVNREVSNLEVFENVIPPVQPVNPTGNMSGIILGNHEKTASYGDETLRPSSLVTFIPGRLEMGFVDGHSGPKNAEKPRERATGKQKKKVESSVGGERNVKGGQQQAGLSSKSSRPKCQKDNMGGKTIQLGGGRLKRFVVGGRSTKKSGGLGNPWTVTGLKGIASLIHPDLIFLSETRCTSVEMAEVKVQLGWRNAFAVDCRFVKKKKGKGLSRAGGLCLLWKDDVKVELQTYSDNHIDVVVGENNDQKRWKFTGLYGKPKLEDRHKTWLLLRQLSLHGNLPWIIGGDFNEISSALDKMGGVLRSARQMAGFQEALEFCNLGDIKFVGPRFTWRGKRGGEEVKIRLDKFVGTDTWKHMFPGSLVLWNRLQNTRSALEVWSAEHFGNLTREIENVKAQLAIFFDNSFSAPPDMVRVELESRLDVLLRREQTFWKHRAKIFWLSDGDLNTRFFHQRASNQKKKNTILGLFDEDGAWCTEDKDLERIVLTYFQKLFSSSQPTCFQNILEVLPQVISEDDNATLTREHSVDEIFGAIKAMHPSKAPGPNGFAPCFYQAFWELIGGDVVEAVRSLVGSVDQLKTVNSTVIALIPKVEAPQYMSQFRPISLCNVVYKIGSKALANRLKPFLNNLISPYQSAFVPERLISDNSLLAFEVSHCLKRRRSGKKGYYALKLDMSKAYDRVE